The following are from one region of the Flavobacteriales bacterium genome:
- the clpP gene encoding ATP-dependent Clp endopeptidase proteolytic subunit ClpP has product MDGYEFRKYAIKHKGISSTTFDSVISSMTPYIIEERQLNVAQMDVFSRLMMDRIIFLGTGIDDTVANIIQAQLLFLESADAKKDIQVYLNSPGGSVYAGLGIYDTMQYIAPDVATICTGMAASMGAVLLCAGTKGKRTALKHSRVMIHQPLGGAQGQASDIEITAREIAKLKKELYDIIATHSGQPYDKVWEDSDRDYWMTSEEAKEYGMIDEVLVRTK; this is encoded by the coding sequence ATGGACGGATACGAATTCAGAAAATACGCGATCAAGCACAAAGGCATCAGCAGCACAACATTCGATAGTGTGATCAGCTCGATGACACCTTATATTATTGAGGAACGCCAACTCAATGTGGCACAAATGGACGTGTTCTCACGTTTGATGATGGATCGCATCATTTTCCTCGGAACAGGAATTGATGACACGGTGGCCAATATCATTCAAGCACAGCTTTTGTTCTTGGAAAGTGCGGATGCGAAAAAGGATATTCAGGTTTATCTGAACTCACCAGGTGGATCGGTCTATGCTGGATTGGGTATTTACGACACCATGCAGTACATCGCGCCAGATGTGGCTACCATATGTACTGGAATGGCCGCTTCCATGGGTGCCGTTCTCCTTTGTGCTGGTACTAAAGGCAAGCGAACTGCGTTGAAGCACTCACGTGTGATGATACACCAACCGCTGGGAGGTGCGCAAGGACAAGCTTCTGATATTGAGATCACAGCACGCGAGATCGCTAAATTGAAAAAGGAACTGTACGACATCATTGCCACGCATTCTGGCCAGCCTTACGACAAGGTTTGGGAAGACAGCGACCGCGACTATTGGATGACCTCAGAAGAGGCCAAAGAGTACGGAATGATCGATGAAGTTCTGGTTAGAACAAAATAA